From the genome of Devriesea agamarum, one region includes:
- the rlmN gene encoding 23S rRNA (adenine(2503)-C(2))-methyltransferase RlmN, which translates to MTTPSRFSAPADGPCVPADGPGTPTGGTSASVNGTSTTVDGTFPADSTSAPGNAPTESAAPTTDPVKPSAEREAAPSRSRDLSREVIPGQPVALAAGQLQLRPARRGKPPAHLADLTLAERQEAVVKLGLPRFRAAQLSAHYFTHHTVDPQEMTDLPKNARERLVEHFFPRLLTAVTTQLADRGQTVKTLWRLFDGSLVESVLMRYPGRVTLCISSQAGCGMNCPFCATGQQGLTRNMSVAEILDQVREANRMLARGEVAGGPGRVTNIVFMGMGEPLANYRAVATACRRLNAESPEGFGMSARHLTVSTVGLEPAIRKLIAEQIPVTLAVSLHAPDDDLRNELVPINTRYSVGAVVSAAHDYFLATGRRVSIEYALIRDINDQAWRADLLGKILVDKGGTGWVHVNPIPLNPVPGSKWTASDPDVEHEFVETLRSHGIRTTVRDTRGSDIDGACGQLAAKVEEDPDHRADREARVERIEKIVAG; encoded by the coding sequence ATGACCACACCCTCCCGTTTCTCTGCGCCCGCCGACGGCCCTTGCGTACCTGCCGACGGTCCGGGTACGCCGACCGGCGGCACCTCTGCCTCTGTCAACGGCACCTCTACCACCGTCGACGGTACTTTTCCGGCAGACAGTACCTCTGCTCCCGGTAATGCTCCTACTGAATCTGCCGCACCCACGACGGACCCCGTGAAGCCGTCTGCTGAACGCGAGGCAGCCCCGTCGAGGTCACGGGATCTATCGCGCGAAGTCATTCCGGGCCAGCCTGTGGCTCTCGCAGCTGGGCAACTGCAATTGCGGCCAGCCCGCCGCGGTAAACCGCCCGCTCATCTTGCCGACCTCACCCTCGCCGAGCGACAAGAAGCCGTGGTTAAACTCGGGTTGCCGCGTTTTCGGGCCGCGCAGCTTTCCGCGCATTACTTCACTCACCACACGGTGGATCCGCAGGAGATGACCGACCTGCCGAAAAATGCGCGCGAACGCTTAGTCGAGCATTTCTTCCCGAGGTTACTCACCGCCGTCACCACTCAGCTGGCTGATCGCGGCCAGACCGTAAAAACCCTGTGGCGCCTGTTCGACGGGTCCCTGGTCGAATCGGTTCTCATGCGGTACCCCGGACGGGTTACCCTATGCATCTCCTCCCAGGCCGGATGCGGGATGAACTGCCCGTTCTGTGCTACGGGTCAGCAAGGGTTGACCCGCAACATGTCTGTCGCCGAAATTCTGGATCAGGTGCGGGAAGCTAACCGTATGCTGGCCCGCGGTGAGGTTGCCGGCGGACCGGGGAGGGTTACCAATATCGTCTTCATGGGGATGGGTGAACCGTTGGCGAACTATCGCGCTGTCGCCACCGCCTGCCGCCGATTGAACGCGGAATCCCCCGAGGGATTCGGAATGTCGGCGCGGCACCTGACAGTCTCCACCGTGGGCCTGGAACCAGCCATTCGCAAGCTGATTGCCGAGCAGATACCGGTGACGCTCGCCGTGTCTCTCCACGCCCCCGACGATGACTTGCGTAACGAATTAGTTCCGATTAATACGCGCTACAGCGTTGGGGCAGTGGTCAGTGCCGCACACGACTACTTTCTCGCAACCGGACGCCGCGTGAGCATCGAATATGCGCTGATCAGGGATATTAATGACCAGGCGTGGAGGGCAGACCTGCTCGGAAAGATCCTGGTGGACAAGGGAGGAACCGGCTGGGTTCACGTCAATCCCATTCCGCTAAACCCCGTTCCCGGTTCAAAATGGACCGCATCAGACCCAGATGTTGAGCACGAGTTCGTAGAGACCTTGCGTTCCCACGGGATCCGCACCACCGTGCGCGATACCAGAGGCAGCGATATCGACGGCGCCTGCGGTCAGCTGGCCGCGAAAGTGGAAGAGGACCCCGATCACCGTGCCGACCGGGAAGCGCGAGTTGAGCGGATCGAAAAGATCG